From one Triticum aestivum cultivar Chinese Spring chromosome 4B, IWGSC CS RefSeq v2.1, whole genome shotgun sequence genomic stretch:
- the LOC123093791 gene encoding probable polyamine transporter At3g13620 encodes MSQEFLLATEQPSQSHEQQELHDIVRQEHHGYTMQQGGGPTLSGYGHKRKITLIPLVFLIYFEVAGGPYGAEKAVLAAGPLFTLLGFLIFPFAWGVPESLITAELATAFPGNGGFVLWADHAFGPLAGFLLGMWKYLSIVINIAAYTALIADYLGGSGVAPAVAQPGGARTAAVIGMTLLLSLVNYAGVSVVGWGAVALGMVSLAPFVLMTAMAVPKVRPSRWASQVKGEKDWRLFFNTLFWNLNYWDCASTMAGEVERPERTFPRALAVAVVLIAGSYLLPLMAATGATDASPDAWVNGYLADAAGIIGGPWLKYWTGAGAVISSIGMFEAQMSSGTFQLLGMADMGLLPAVFSRRAARTGTPWVAIVVSTVVTIAVSFLYFDDVVATANFLYSLGTLLEFASFLWLRMKYPALKRPYRVPLSLPALVAMCAVPSSFLAYVCVVAGWRVFTLAAGLTTLGVGWHCVMRVCKAKKLLKFNNAAAANPQLYARDNYHLVLG; translated from the exons ATGAGCCAAGAATTCCTCCTAGCGACCGAACAACCATCACAGAGCCACGAACAACAAGAATTGCACGACATCGTCCGGCAAGAGCACCATGGGTACACCATGCAACAAGGCGGTGGCCCGACGTTGTCCGGCTACGGCCACAAGCGCAAGATCACTCTGATCCCGCTCGTCTTCCTCATCTACTTCGAGGTGGCAGGCGGCCCTTACGGCGCCGAGAAGGCCGTCCTCGCAGCTGGGCCGCTCTTCACCCTGCTCGGCTTCCTCATCTTCCCCTTCGCGTGGGGCGTCCCGGAGTCGCTCATCACGGCCGAGCTCGCCACCGCCTTCCCGGGCAACGGCGGCTTCGTCCTCTGGGCCGACCACGCCTTCGGCCCGCTCGCCGGCTTCCTCCTCGGCATGTGGAAGTACCTCAGCATCGTCATCAACATCGCCGCCTACACGGCCCTCATCGCTGACTACCTTGGCGGAAGTGGAGTGGCCCCCGCGGTCGCGCAGCCCGGCGGGGCGCGCACGGCCGCGGTGATCGGCATGACGCTGCTCCTCTCGTTGGTGAACTACGCCGGCGTGAGCGTTGTCGGGTGGGGCGCCGTGGCGCTGGGGATGGTGTCGCTGGCCCCATTCGTGCTGATGACGGCCATGGCGGTGCCCAAGGTGAGGCCAAGTCGGTGGGCGTCGCAGGTGAAGGGGGAGAAGGACTGGAGGCTCTTCTTCAACACGCTCTTCTGGAACCTCAACTACTGGGACTGCGCCAGCACGATGGCCGGGGAGGTGGAGCGGCCCGAGCGAACGTTCCCGCGGGCGCTGGCAGTCGCCGTCGTTCTGATCGCCGGCAGTTACCTGCTGCCGCTTATGGCCGCGACCGGCGCCACCGACGCGTCGCCGGATGCGTGGGTCAACGGCTACTTGGCTGACGCGGCAG GCATCATCGGGGGACCATGGCTCAAGTACTGGACAGGGGCCGGCGCAGTGATCTCGTCCATCGGCATGTTTGAGGCCCAGATGAGCAGCGGCACATTCCAGCTCCTCGGCATGGCAGACATGGGCCTTCTCCCAGCTGTCTTCTCTCGCCGTGCCGCCCGTACTGGTACCCCGTGGGTGGCTATCGTTGTGTCGACTGTTGTCACAATTGCTGTCTCCTTCCTCTACTTCGATGATGTTGTTGCCACTGCTAACTTCTTGTACAGCCTGGGCACGCTGCTCGAGTTCGCCTCCTTCCTCTGGCTCCGCATGAAGTACCCAGCGCTGAAGCGCCCTTACCGCGTGCCGCTGTCGCTGCCTGCGCTTGTGGCCATGTGTGCCGTGCCATCTTCATTCCTGGCCTACGTGTGTGTGGTGGCCGGGTGGAGGGTATTCACCCTCGCCGCGGGGCTTACTACTCTCGGTGTAGGGTGGCATTGCGTCATGAGAGTATGCAAGGCCAAGAAGTTGCTCAAATTCAACAACGCAGCTGCTGCTAACCCCCAACTGTATGCCCGAGACAACTATCATCTGGTTCTGGGGTGA